The sequence GAGCAAGGCTGCCCGCCCGAGTTCGCGGCCGCTCCGCCCGACCTGGTTCTCGAAGCCGTGGAGTGTCTTGGCGCGCGCCGGATCGGGCACGGGACGTCGCTCGCCGCCTCCGCCGACGCGAGGGCGGCGATCCGCGACCGCGGCATTGCGGTCGAGTGTTGCCCGGTGTCGAACGAGCGGATGGGATTCGTCCGAGTGGCGGATCACCCGTTGCCGTTGATGCTCCGCGAAGGACTGCTGGCCACGGTGAACACCGACGACCCGCTGATGTTCGGTCCCTTCAGCGTGGCCGGCACGCTCGACGCGATGGCCGCCACGCTGCCACTCAGCCGCACGGACCGGGTCCAGTTGGCGCAGAACGGCGTCGAGTCGGCGTTCGTCACCGAGTCGCGGCGCGATTCGCTTCGCCGGCGGCTCGCCGGCTACCGAGACCCGGGCGTCTGATCGGGACGGGTACCAGAACCGATCTTGTCGAGGAAGTATGTCAGGCGGCGTGTTCCGAGATCTTGCCAGGTCACCGTCCGCCGTGCGTTGACGAGGTCGAACCGGTATTCCACGAACAGCAAGAAGTTGGCGACGACAATCAGGCACGTGACGGCCGCAGCCAGCCAGGCTTTCCCCCGACGCCATCGGGCGGTTCCCAGGGTCGCGTCGAGAAGCACCGCAAGCCCGGTGGCGAACGCGGTCGTGCATCCGATGAACGCCCGGCCTCCGAACGCGTCCCCCTGATGCCAGTCGTACCAGGCGCCGAGGATGTAGACCTGGGTCGTGACGGCGAGGAGACAGAGCGCCGCCGCTCTCCTGTCTCGACGCCATAGCAGGGCCAGGCCGATGACCCCCAACAGGAACACGGGGTGCCACGTGAACAATCCGCGATGCGCCGACACGAGCACCGCCGTCAGATGCGGCGCCGTCCACGTGAACGGCGAACCGCCCGCCGCGCCTATGTACAGCTGAGCAGGTGTCCACATGCCATAGATGTAGTGGGACACCCAAACCTGTGGGCTGAAGATGACGAGCGCGACGCACAGGCTGATCGCCGCCTCACCTGCGAATTGACCCAATGCGGTGAGCCTGGTCCGGCCCGGCTCCCGCGTCGTGCGGGAGAACAGCCGGCGGCCGAGCGCCGGCAGTTCGACGATGAACGGCAGGGCCAGGAACACGGCTTCCTGAGTTCGCACGAGTGCGAGCAATCCCCCGATCAAGCCGTACACGATGGCGCGGCGCGGCCCCGGCCGGCCGCGCAGTTCGATCCATGCGAGGAAGAACAGGCTTGTCGCGAAAGCCGAGGTGGGGTGCGCCATCGAGGCCTCGGCGGTCATGTAGTAGACGAGATTGCCGCCGCACAGCACGAGCGCAGTTGCCCACACCGCAGCCGCACGGGTCGAAAAGCGACTGGCGACGCGGAAGGTCACGAGGATGGCCACCAGGCCGTACAGGATGTTTCCGGAGATGACGACCGCCTGATGGAAATTGCTGCAGCCGTCCGATGACAGTCCGGCGCCCGCGCCGTTTGCCACGAGCACGGCGGCGTGGGCGATCAGGAAGAACGGAATCCAGAGGAGCGCGGCGCCGATCGGCCAGGGATTCGGCTGGCGACCCGTGGCCGTCCGCCACGAGGTCGCCTTGATCCCAACGACGTGCAGTTTCTGGAATTCGGCCGACAGATCGAGGCGACCGTCCAAGACGACCGCCGGCAGGTAGCTGTAGTACCCCGCCCCGTCCGAGCCCACGAGTTGACCGTCGATGCGGGGTAGCGGAATCGTGGCCAGAAATGCGAGCAGGCACACGCCGCCGAGCAGAGACAGCAGCGCATAGGGGTGTGTGGCCGGCCAGGCGAGAACGCGGGCCAACGGTCCAGCTTCAAGTGGCGGGTGGCGTTCCATCGATTCAATCTGAGGTCGTCAGTCTCCTCCGAGAGCGACGACCATCCGCCAGCCGGGACGCGGCACCTGGCGCCTGCCGACGCGGCCGCGCCGATCCGGAACGGTCCGGACCCGCATTATATGCCGGCGGCACGATTCGATGGTCCGGCCGTTGCGACCGTGGCTCAGCGCAGCATGTTCAGGACGTTGCCACCCTGGCTGTTCGCCTGGGCGCGTGCCGCCAGATCCGGCTGCGCGAGAATCTGGTCCGACGCCTGGCGCACGGCCTCGATGGCCATATCCGGGCTCACGATCGTTCCCCGCATCGGAGTTGATGCCGGCGCCTTCGGGACGTCGCGTTCTGCCGTCCGATCGACTTCCCGATCCGACTGGGCGCGAGCCGCCTCGACATGGGCACGGGCCGTGAGATCCACCCGATCTGCCGGTGGTGCGCTTGCGCCTTGTGTTCGCCTGATGCTGGAAGCCGGAGGTCTGACCTCCCGTTGGCTTTCCGCCGGGGCCTCGGTCTTCGGGGCATTTGGTCCGATGCCTGAGGTGTTCATACGGAGCTCCTTTGCGCGAAGTGATGACGAATACCCAGGACGCGGACCCGGGTGGGCGCGTCGTAGACTCACCCGGATCAGTAATCGGCAGGTGCCCGCAGGACTTGAGCAGGAATTTTTGGGGCCACGTTCTGCCAAAGAAGGTGAAGAATGGGGAACGCACGGACCAGGGGAGCGCCAGATGAGGAGACAGAGCCGGTTCGTCGCGCTGGGCATCCTGCTCTTGGGGGCCGTTTCGACGCTGACCGCGCAACAAGCGTCCAAGGTCCGTGAGCAGGCGCCTGCCTGGACGACGAAAGTCGATGCGGCGGTGCTCCGGGAGGCGCAGTCGACGGCCGGGACCGACTTCATCATCCTGCTGAACGAGCAGGCCGATCTCTCGAGCGCGTCGGTGCTGCCGACCCGTCAGGCGAAAGGCGAGTTCGTCGTGCGCGAGCTGCAGGCTGCGGCCGCCAGGACCCAGCCGGCCCTGCTCGCGAAGCTCCGCGCGCTGGGCGTCACGTTCACGCCGTACTGGATCGCCAACCTGGTCGTGGCGCACGGCGACGTGAAAGCCGTCGAGGCGGTTGCGGGTCGCGCGGATGTGGCACACCTGTTTGCCAACGCGAGGCTCGTGGCGTCACCACTGCCGGTCGGGCCGGCGTCGAAGGCCGAGGCAGCCACGCAGGCTATCGAGTGGAACATCTCGAAGATCGGGGCGCCGCAAGCCTGGGCCGAGGGGTATCGCGGCCAGGGCGTCGTGATTGGCGGCCAGGACACCGGGTACAAGTGGGACCACCCGGCCATCATCAACCAGTATCTGGGCTGGAACGGGACCGCCGCGGATCACAACTATCACTGGCACGATGCAACGGTCGATGGCCTCCGCGCGCCGGCCGATGATCTGGGCCATGGCACGCACACGATGGGCATCGCGCTCGGCAATGACCTTTCGCCGAGCGATCCCGGCTGGCCGGCGGCGGCGGGGAACGCCGTGGGCGTCGCCCCGGGCGCCCGGTGGATCGGCTGCCGCAACATGAAGAACGGCGTCGGTACGATCGCGACGTACACCGAGTGCTATCAATGGTTCATCGCGCCGACCGACCTCAACGACCAGAATCCCAATCCGACGCTGGCGCCAGACATCATCATCAACTCGTGGGCTTGCACGGTCAGCGAAGGCTGCACCGACGCGGAGGCGCTGGCGCTTCTGGCGCCCGTGCAAAGCGTGACCGCGGCGGGGATCCTGACCGTCCATGCGGCCGGGAACAAAGGGCCGAATTGCAGCAGCGTCACAGATCCAGCGACGATCTACGCGGAGTCGTTCAGCATCGGATCGACGAACTCGTCCGACACGATCGCGTCGGACAGCGGCCGCGGTCCGGTGACGCGAGACGGCAGTGGCCGGATGAAGCCGGATGTGTCTGCGCCAGGAGTGCTCGTCCGCTCGGCCTACGCCACAGGGTACCAGTTGATGAGCGGGACCAGTATGGCCACGCCGCACGTGGCGGGGGCCGCGGCGCTCATCCTGTCGGGCCGGCCGCAACTTGCGGGCAACGTGGCCGCGCTGAGATACGCGCTCACCCGCAGCGCCGTTCCTCTGACGACGACGCAGGGATGCGGCGGGGACAGCGCGTCCGCGGTGCCCAACAACGTCTACGGGTGGGGGCGCCTCGACGCTCACGCGGCCGTCCATCGCATCGTCGACACGCTGCTGCTGACCGTTGCGTCGGTCGGGCCGGCGTCCGGACCGGCCGGTGGCGGCACGACGGTGACAATCACGGGAACGGGCTTTGCGGCCGGAGACACGGTGTCGTTCGGCGGTGTCGCGGCGACGGGCGTGACCGTGATCGACGCGACGCGGATGACCATGACGACACCACCCCACGCGACCTCAATCGTCGACGTCGTGGTGATGCGCACGGATCAACAGACCGCCGTGCGGACGAGCGCGTTCACCTACGGCAGCCCGGCTTTCACGGACGATCCGCTGGCGGCCGGGGCAGTCGCGGTGAGGGCCGTGCACGTCCTCGAATTGCGACTCCGGATCGGCGAACTGCGAAGTCGCTACGGCCTGTCGCCCATTGCCTGGACCGACACCCTGGTGTCTCGAGCGACCGTGGTGAAGGCGCAGCACATCACCGAACTGCGCGCCGCCCTGGCCGAGGCCTACGGGGCCGCCACGCGGTTCGCGCCGGTCTACACGGACTCGACGCTGACGCCAGCGCAGACCAGAGTCGCAGCGACCCACATCACGGAGATTCGCAACGCCATCCTCTCGCTCTGGTAGGGTAGGGGCCCGTCAATTCCATTGGTACCCTGTGAGGATCATCAAGGCGCCCGGTCGAGCACACGCAGAAAGCGAGCGAGTGGCCCCGGTGTTGCTGACGACACGAAGGCCGCACGGAGCGAGGGCAGCAGGGTTGAATCACGGGTGAAGGGCCCGGACAGGGCGGAGCAGCTATACTGTGGCGTCACTGGAGTCTCATCCACGGAGGCATTCGCCATGTTCAGACGTCTGTCGTTTGCGCTTCTCGTCCTCGTCCTCGCCACTTGCAGCCTGGCCGCTGCGCAGGACCTGGCGCCAATCAAGTTGCCGGCGCCGCAGACCGACGGTGGCAAGCCCCTGATGCAGGTGCTCAAGGCGCGACAATCATCCCGCGAGTTCGGTCCCGAAAAGGTCTCGATGCAGGTGCTCTCGAACCTGCTGTGGGCTGCGTGGGGCGTCAGCCGTCCCGACGGCCGTCGCACGGCCCCGTCAGCGAGCAACAAGCAGGAAATCGACGTCTACGTGGCGTTGCCCGATGGCGCGTACATCTACGACGCGAAGGCTCACGCCCTGAATCCGGTGGTGCCGGGCGACCTGCGCGGAGCGACGGGGACCCAGCCGTTCCCGGGAACCGCGGCGTTGAACCTGGTCTACGTGGCCGACACGTCGAAGGTGGCGCGGCCGGCGACCGATCCGCAACAGGCCATGAACATCGGTGCCGATGCCGGGTACATCTCGGAGAACGCCTACCTCTTCTGCGCGTCGGAAGGCCTGGCGACGGTGGTGCGGGCGTCGGTGGACAAGGCCTCGCTGGCCAAGGCGCTGAGACTGCGCGACACGCAGGTCATCGTGCTGGCACAGTCGGTCGGGTATCCGAAGAAGTAGAAGGGACTACACGGCTGGCGGTTCGTCGGCACCCGCGCCGACGCCTGCGCCGATGCCTGCACCCACTCCAGGCCCGACACCGACGTCAGGCTGCTCGGTGACGAGTGTCGGCCTCACACCGCTCAACGACCTCCTCGGCGGTGCGTACAAAGGCGAGTCCGGAGGCCTGTATCCCGGGCGCACGAACTCGCATCCGGGCCACTCGACGGGCCTCGCCCTCGCTCGGGCGATCGGGCCGCGCGATGTCAACGGCACGCCGGACGCCGGCGGGAAGTACGCCCTGGTGTCGATCGGCATGTCGAATACGACGATGGAGTTTTCGGCCTTCAAGGCGCTGGCGGACCGCGAGCCGGGCAGAGACTCGCATCTCGTGATCGTGGATGGCGCGCAAGGCGGTCAGACGGCGTCCCTGTGGATCAATCCCTCGTGTCCATGCTGGGGAGTGCTCGACAGCCGGATCCAGGCAGCCGGCGTCAGCGCCAGCCAGGTCGCCATCGTCTGGCTCAAGGAAGCCGACGCCGGACCGTCTTCGGGCTGGCCCGCATATGCGCAGCAGCTCAAGAACGAGATCGAGACGATGCTGCAGATGTTGAAGCAACGGTTCCCAAACCTGCGGATCGCCTATCTCTCGAGCCGAATCTACGCCGGGTACGCGACGACCGCCTTGAATCCCGAACCGTACGCGTTCGAGAGT comes from Vicinamibacterales bacterium and encodes:
- a CDS encoding SagB/ThcOx family dehydrogenase, whose protein sequence is MFRRLSFALLVLVLATCSLAAAQDLAPIKLPAPQTDGGKPLMQVLKARQSSREFGPEKVSMQVLSNLLWAAWGVSRPDGRRTAPSASNKQEIDVYVALPDGAYIYDAKAHALNPVVPGDLRGATGTQPFPGTAALNLVYVADTSKVARPATDPQQAMNIGADAGYISENAYLFCASEGLATVVRASVDKASLAKALRLRDTQVIVLAQSVGYPKK
- a CDS encoding S8 family serine peptidase, whose amino-acid sequence is MRRQSRFVALGILLLGAVSTLTAQQASKVREQAPAWTTKVDAAVLREAQSTAGTDFIILLNEQADLSSASVLPTRQAKGEFVVRELQAAAARTQPALLAKLRALGVTFTPYWIANLVVAHGDVKAVEAVAGRADVAHLFANARLVASPLPVGPASKAEAATQAIEWNISKIGAPQAWAEGYRGQGVVIGGQDTGYKWDHPAIINQYLGWNGTAADHNYHWHDATVDGLRAPADDLGHGTHTMGIALGNDLSPSDPGWPAAAGNAVGVAPGARWIGCRNMKNGVGTIATYTECYQWFIAPTDLNDQNPNPTLAPDIIINSWACTVSEGCTDAEALALLAPVQSVTAAGILTVHAAGNKGPNCSSVTDPATIYAESFSIGSTNSSDTIASDSGRGPVTRDGSGRMKPDVSAPGVLVRSAYATGYQLMSGTSMATPHVAGAAALILSGRPQLAGNVAALRYALTRSAVPLTTTQGCGGDSASAVPNNVYGWGRLDAHAAVHRIVDTLLLTVASVGPASGPAGGGTTVTITGTGFAAGDTVSFGGVAATGVTVIDATRMTMTTPPHATSIVDVVVMRTDQQTAVRTSAFTYGSPAFTDDPLAAGAVAVRAVHVLELRLRIGELRSRYGLSPIAWTDTLVSRATVVKAQHITELRAALAEAYGAATRFAPVYTDSTLTPAQTRVAATHITEIRNAILSLW